A stretch of Mus caroli chromosome 5, CAROLI_EIJ_v1.1, whole genome shotgun sequence DNA encodes these proteins:
- the LOC110295384 gene encoding C1GALT1-specific chaperone 1-like, producing MLSECSWFLKGVLLGSIIFAFITVLGHFRIGHRNGVNHHKHHHLQAPHKDVLKMSEAERLELSNSLRVYCIILVTPSHVSLWAAVKETWIKHCDKAEFFSTEHVSGLESITVNENSTSLMMIKACTYAFEKYKDQYSWFFLTYPTTFAVIENLKYFLLRKDPSQPFYLGHTEHIGTLDYVTMEGGVVLSLESVERLIGCFKITQRCLYKETPILKFSEDQQLAIFLKVVGVFAENAEDVEGKNLFNKNTIGMLIKEAMADYPNEIVQGCCSDMAISFSGLTPNQMHVMMYGVYRLRAFGHGFSDALYFLPPNGSDND from the coding sequence ATGCTTTCAGAATGCAGCTGGTTTTTGAAGGGCGTACTGCTCGGAAGTATCATCTTTGCCTTCATCACAGTGCTTGGACACTTTAGGATAGGTCACAGGAACGGGGTAAACCACCACAAGCATCACCACCTGCAAGCCCCTCACAAAGATGTCTTGAAAATGTCCGAGGCTGAACGCCTGGAACTCAGTAACAGCTTACGAGTGTACTGTATCATTCTTGTAACACCCAGCCATGTGAGTCTGTGGGCTGCAGTTAAGGAGACTTGGATCAAACACTGTGACAAAGCCGAGTTCTTCAGTACTGAACATGTTTCAGGACTTGAGTCAATTACTGTGAATGAGAATAGCACCTCATTGATGATGATAAAAGCTTGCACGTATGCCTTTGAGAAATACAAAGACCAATATAGCTGGTTCTTTCTCACATATCCCACTACATTTGCTGTTATTGAAAACTTAAAGTATTTTTTGTTAAGAAAAGATCCATCACAACCTTTCTATCTGGGTCACACTGAACACATTGGAACTCTTGACTATGTGACTATGGAGGGAGGGGTTGTCTTAAGTTTAGAATCAGTGGAAAGACTCATCGGCTGTTTCAAGATCACGCAAAGGTGTCTCTATAAGGAAACACCGATTCTGAAGTTTTCTGAAGATCAGCAGCTTGCAATCTTCCTGAAAGTGGTGGGAGTGTTTGCAGAAAATGCTGAAGATGTGGAaggaaaaaatttatttaataaaaatactattgGGATGCTTATCAAAGAGGCAATGGCAGATTACCCAAATGAGATCGTACAAGGATGCTGTTCTGATATGGCCATTTCTTTCAGTGGACTGACTCCTAATCAGATGCATGTGATGATGTACGGGGTATACCGTCTTAGGGCATTTGGACATGGATTCAGTGATGCATTGTACTTTTTACCTCCAAATGGTTCTGACAATGATTGA